From a single Bacillota bacterium genomic region:
- a CDS encoding head-tail connector protein, with the protein MALITLDEARDALRIDGTDNDTIIQGMIDNIPDYLQVTTGSTWTDSTATGYQLAKRCARFIIQFWYQPETQDAARLQIVIDKMLGTLGVMARNG; encoded by the coding sequence ATGGCACTAATAACATTAGACGAAGCGCGGGATGCGTTGAGGATAGACGGCACAGACAACGACACGATCATTCAGGGCATGATTGACAATATACCTGATTATTTGCAAGTGACCACAGGCAGTACATGGACTGACAGCACGGCAACAGGGTATCAGTTAGCCAAACGATGCGCGAGGTTTATTATACAATTTTGGTATCAGCCCGAAACCCAAGATGCAGCAAGATTACAAATTGTTATTGATAAGATGCTGGGTACATTGGGAGTGATGGCACGGAATGGCTAG